A part of Anolis sagrei isolate rAnoSag1 chromosome 3, rAnoSag1.mat, whole genome shotgun sequence genomic DNA contains:
- the LOC132771645 gene encoding arylsulfatase H-like, which produces MEISGSKPTFRWGKEGRWRGVCPPFPRLLTVTYLALFGLPNACGISVIPDIKPNIVLMLADDLGIGDLGCYGNNTIRTPNIDQLAKEGVKLTQHIATASLCTPSRAAFLTGRYPIRSGMASSNALRALQWNAGSGGLPNNETTFAKVLHQQGYTTGLIGKWHQGVNCDSAKDHCHHPLSHGFDYFYGMPFTLLNTCQDNKDSEPYAFFQAKLWFYTQLIALAILTVTAGKLIGLFSITWKTLIFLALLGFLFFASWYSSYGFVRYWNCILMRNYDITEQPMKLERTASLILREAVSFIQSNKHRPFLLFVSFLHVHTPLFTTKRFIGKSQHGIYGDNVEEMDWLVGQILDVIDKEGLRNNTLAYFASDHGGSLEAQEGSIQLGGWNGIFKGGKGMGGWEGGIRVPGIFRWPGMLPANTVVDEPTSLMDVYPTLTHLAGGVLPQDRIIDGKNLFPLLQQKVKHSEHEFMFHYCGSYLHAVRWHQKDSGALWKTHYVTPIFHPKYSGACYGKGICPCFGEGVTHHDPPLLFDLSRDPSEAVPLSAETEPMFHTVIKQMEKAVEEHRRTLTPVPQQLSIPNIIWKPWLQPCCGTFPLCWCDKENTSSVPLG; this is translated from the exons ATGGAGATCTCGGGATCTAAGCCCACGTTCAGATGGGGAAAGGAGGGGCGCTGGAGGGGCGTTTGCCCACCCTTCCCAAG ACTCCTTACAGTAACCTACCTGGCCTTATTTGGATTGCCAAATGCTTGTGGAATATCTGTAATTCCAGACATTAAACCAAACATTGTTCTGATGTTAGCTGATGATCTTGGGATTGGAGATCTAGGCTGCTATGGTAACAACACTATCAG GACACCTAACATCGACCAGCTAGCAAAGGAAGGAGTGAAACTCACTCAGCACATTGCAACAGCTTCCCTTTGTACTCCAAGCAGAGCAGCTTTCTTGACTGGCAGATATCCCATCAGATCAG GTATGGCATCAAGCAATGCGCTTCGGGCATTGCAATGGAATGCTGGCTCCGGAGGGCTTCCTAACAACGAAACCACTTTTGCAAAAGTATTGCATCAGCAAGGTTATACCACAGGACTTATAG GGAAGTGGCATCAAGGTGTAAATTGTGACTCTGCCAAGGATCATTGTCATCACCCTCTAAGTCATGGCTTTGATTATTTTTATGGCATGCCTTTCACACTTCTCAATACCTGCCAGGACAACAAAGATTCAGAGCCATATGCATTCTTTCAAGCTAAACTGTGGTTTTACACTCAACTCATTGCCTTAGCCATCCTTACAGTTACTGCAGGGAAACTTATAGGGCTGTTCTCTATTACTTGGAAGACACTCATCTTCTTGGCATTGCTTGGATTTCTGTTTTTTGCTTCCTGGTATTCCAGCTATGGTTTTGTGAGATACTGGAATTGTATCTTGATGCGCAACTATGATATAACTGAGCAACCAATGAAGCTGGAAAGAACAGCATCTCTAATCCTAAGGGAAGCAGTTTCATTTATTCAGAG CAACAAACACAGGCCAttccttctctttgtttcttttcttcatgTCCATACACCTTTGTTTACCACCAAAAGATTTATTGGgaaaagccagcatggtatatATGGAGACAATGTAGAAGAAATGGACTGGTTGGTAG GCCAGATTCTAGATGTGATTGACAAGGAAGGATTGAGAAACAACACACTTGCCTATTTTGCTTCAGACCACGGAGGAAGTCTAGAAGCTCAAGAAGGTTCAATTCAGCTAGGTGGCTGGAATGGCATATTTAAAG GTGGCAAAGGCATGGGAGGCTGGGAAGGAGGAATCCGTGTGCCAGGCATATTTAGATGGCCTGGAATGCTCCCTGCTAACACTGTGGTGGATGAGCCAACAAGCCTTATGGATGTTTATCCCACACTCACTCATTTAGCTGGAGGAGTTTTACCTCAGGACAG AATAATTGATGGAAAGAATCTGTTCCCTTTACTACAGCAAAAGGTCAAACATTCAGAACACGAGTTCATGTTTCATTATTGTGGATCATATTTGCATGCAGTTCGCTGGCATCAGAAAGACT CTGGTGCTTTATGGAAGACTCATTATGTGACACCCATATTCCATCCAAAATATTCAGGAGCCTGTTACGGGAAaggaatttgtccatgttttgGAGAAGGTGTAACTCATCACGACCCTCCATTGCTCTTTGATTTGTCAAGAGACCCTTCAGAGGCAGTGCCTCTGTCAGCAGAAACTGAGCCAATGTTTCACACTGTCATAAAACAAATGGAGAAAGCTGTGGAGGAGCACCGGAGGACCCTCACTCCAGTCCCACAGCAGCTGTCTATCCCCAACATTATATGGAAACCATGGCTACAACCTTGTTGTGGGACATTCCCATTGTGCTGGTGTGACAAGGAAAACACATCTTCAGTTCCTTTGGGCTAG
- the LOC132771644 gene encoding arylsulfatase H-like isoform X1 produces the protein MMLNRLKCGPSRCSLATVLVSFFLQTYGLSVLKPNILLIMVDDLGYGDLGCFGNDTIRTPNIDQLAKEGAKLTQHIAAAPLCTPSRAAFLTGRYPIRSGMSARTEPQVFIRTGSSGGLPPNETTFAKLLQQQGYTTGLIGKWHQGVSCKSRNDHCHHPLNHGFDYFYGTPLTFLNECQSGKDPEISKQLRASCWSYTQLISLLVFTLLLGNISGMTSLKWKAIAFVAVCDILFFITWFSCYGFSRYWDCILMKEHIVVEQPIKVENVTFKILKEAISFIERNKQGQFLLFVSFLHVHTPCYTTELFRGKSRHGLYGDNVEEMDWMVGKILTAIDKDGLRDNTFVYFASDNGGSLELREGSTQCGGWNSIYKGGKAMGGWEGGIRVPGIVRWPGMIPDNIAINEPISLMDIYPTVAHLAGASVPQDRVIDGKNQIALLQGKVKHSEHEFMFHYCGAYLHAVRWYQKESGALWKVHYVSPKFHPEGAGACYNSKICPCFGDGITHHNPPLLFDLSRDPSEANPLSPTTEPLFNTILSHAERAIREHQETLTPVPEQFDIYNIIWKPWLQPCCGTFPFCWCDDETDSNAINVQI, from the exons ATGATGCTCAATAGGTTGAAGTGTGGGCCTTCCAG ATGCAGTCTAGCTACTGTGctagtttccttctttcttcaaaCATATGGATTGAGTGTCTTGAAACCCAATATTTTGTTGATAATGGTGGATGATCTTGGGTATGGTGATTTAGGATGCTTTGGAAATGATACTATCAG GACCCCTAATATTGACCAGCTTGCAAAGGAAGGAGCAAAACTTACTCAGCacattgcagcagctccactttGTACCCCAAGCAGAGCAGCTTTTCTGACTGGCAGATATCCCATCAGATCAG GCATGTCAGCCAGAACTGAGCCCCAAGTCTTCATCCGAACTGGGAGTTCAGGTGGTCTCCCTCCAAATGAAACAACATTTGCTAAGTTACTACAGCAGCAAGGCTATACAACTGGTCTTATAG GAAAATGGCACCAGGGTGTGAGCTGCAAATCCCGCAATGATCATTGCCATCATCCTTTAAATCATGGCTTTGATTACTTCTATGGCACACCTTTAACATTTCTGAATGAATGTCAGTCTGGCAAGGATCCCGAGATAAGTAAACAATTACGAGCTTCGTGTTGGTCTTATACACAACTGATTTCTCTCTTGGTGTTCACTCTTTTGCTGGGGAACATTTCTGGCATGACCTCTCTGAAATGGAAAGCAATTGCCTTTGTTGCTGTGTGTGACATTTTGTTTTTTATCACCTGGTTTTCTTGTTATGGATTTTCAAGATATTGGGACTGTATCCTGATGAAGGAACACATTGTTGTTGAACAACCAATAAAAGTCGAGAATGTAACCTTCAAGATATTGAAGGAGGCTATCTCATTTATTGAAAG aaacaaacaaggacaattcctcctctttgtttctttcttacaCGTCCACACTCCATGCTACACTACAGAGCTATTTCGTGGAAAAAGTAGGCACGGTTTATATGGAGACAATGTGGAGGAAATGGATTGGATGGTGG GAAAAATACTTACTGCCATTGACAAAGATGGCTTACGAGACAACACTTTTGTTTACTTTGCTTCTGACAATGGAGGATCTTTGGAGCTCAGAGAAGGGAGCACTCAGTGTGGTGGCTGGAACAGTATATACAAAG GTGGGAAAGCCATGGGAGGCTGGGAAGGAGGAATCCGTGTGCCTGGAATAGTCAGATGGCCAGGAATGATCCCTGACAATATTGCCATTAATGAACCCATAAGTCTGATGGATATTTATCCCACAGTGGCGCACTTAGCTGGGGCATCAGTGCCACAGGACAG AGTAATTGATGGCAAAAATCAGATAGCTTTACTTCAGGGAAAAGTGAAACACTCAGAGCATGAATTCATGTTTCACTATTGTGGAGCATACTTGCATGCAGTGCGCTGGTACCAGAAAGAGA GTGGTGCTCTCTGGAAAGTTCATTATGTGTCTCCCAAATTTCATCCAGAGGGTGCTGGTGCCTGTTATAACAGTAAAATCTGCCCATGTTTTGGAGATGGTATTACCCATCACAATCCTCCCTTGCTTTTTGATCTCTCGCGCGACCCTTCTGAAGCCAATCCCTTGTCACCGACAACTGAGCCACTGTTTAACACCATTCTAAGTCATGCTGAAAGAGCTATAAGAGAACATCAAGAAACACTCACTCCTGTCCCAGAACAGTttgatatatataatattatatggaAGCCATGGCTTCAGCCATGTTGTGGAACATTCCCTTTCTGTTGGTGTGATGATGAAACTGATAGCAATGCTATAAATGTTCAGATATAG
- the LOC132771644 gene encoding arylsulfatase D-like isoform X2 produces the protein MILSGMSARTEPQVFIRTGSSGGLPPNETTFAKLLQQQGYTTGLIGKWHQGVSCKSRNDHCHHPLNHGFDYFYGTPLTFLNECQSGKDPEISKQLRASCWSYTQLISLLVFTLLLGNISGMTSLKWKAIAFVAVCDILFFITWFSCYGFSRYWDCILMKEHIVVEQPIKVENVTFKILKEAISFIERNKQGQFLLFVSFLHVHTPCYTTELFRGKSRHGLYGDNVEEMDWMVGKILTAIDKDGLRDNTFVYFASDNGGSLELREGSTQCGGWNSIYKGGKAMGGWEGGIRVPGIVRWPGMIPDNIAINEPISLMDIYPTVAHLAGASVPQDRVIDGKNQIALLQGKVKHSEHEFMFHYCGAYLHAVRWYQKESGALWKVHYVSPKFHPEGAGACYNSKICPCFGDGITHHNPPLLFDLSRDPSEANPLSPTTEPLFNTILSHAERAIREHQETLTPVPEQFDIYNIIWKPWLQPCCGTFPFCWCDDETDSNAINVQI, from the exons ATGATACTATCAG GCATGTCAGCCAGAACTGAGCCCCAAGTCTTCATCCGAACTGGGAGTTCAGGTGGTCTCCCTCCAAATGAAACAACATTTGCTAAGTTACTACAGCAGCAAGGCTATACAACTGGTCTTATAG GAAAATGGCACCAGGGTGTGAGCTGCAAATCCCGCAATGATCATTGCCATCATCCTTTAAATCATGGCTTTGATTACTTCTATGGCACACCTTTAACATTTCTGAATGAATGTCAGTCTGGCAAGGATCCCGAGATAAGTAAACAATTACGAGCTTCGTGTTGGTCTTATACACAACTGATTTCTCTCTTGGTGTTCACTCTTTTGCTGGGGAACATTTCTGGCATGACCTCTCTGAAATGGAAAGCAATTGCCTTTGTTGCTGTGTGTGACATTTTGTTTTTTATCACCTGGTTTTCTTGTTATGGATTTTCAAGATATTGGGACTGTATCCTGATGAAGGAACACATTGTTGTTGAACAACCAATAAAAGTCGAGAATGTAACCTTCAAGATATTGAAGGAGGCTATCTCATTTATTGAAAG aaacaaacaaggacaattcctcctctttgtttctttcttacaCGTCCACACTCCATGCTACACTACAGAGCTATTTCGTGGAAAAAGTAGGCACGGTTTATATGGAGACAATGTGGAGGAAATGGATTGGATGGTGG GAAAAATACTTACTGCCATTGACAAAGATGGCTTACGAGACAACACTTTTGTTTACTTTGCTTCTGACAATGGAGGATCTTTGGAGCTCAGAGAAGGGAGCACTCAGTGTGGTGGCTGGAACAGTATATACAAAG GTGGGAAAGCCATGGGAGGCTGGGAAGGAGGAATCCGTGTGCCTGGAATAGTCAGATGGCCAGGAATGATCCCTGACAATATTGCCATTAATGAACCCATAAGTCTGATGGATATTTATCCCACAGTGGCGCACTTAGCTGGGGCATCAGTGCCACAGGACAG AGTAATTGATGGCAAAAATCAGATAGCTTTACTTCAGGGAAAAGTGAAACACTCAGAGCATGAATTCATGTTTCACTATTGTGGAGCATACTTGCATGCAGTGCGCTGGTACCAGAAAGAGA GTGGTGCTCTCTGGAAAGTTCATTATGTGTCTCCCAAATTTCATCCAGAGGGTGCTGGTGCCTGTTATAACAGTAAAATCTGCCCATGTTTTGGAGATGGTATTACCCATCACAATCCTCCCTTGCTTTTTGATCTCTCGCGCGACCCTTCTGAAGCCAATCCCTTGTCACCGACAACTGAGCCACTGTTTAACACCATTCTAAGTCATGCTGAAAGAGCTATAAGAGAACATCAAGAAACACTCACTCCTGTCCCAGAACAGTttgatatatataatattatatggaAGCCATGGCTTCAGCCATGTTGTGGAACATTCCCTTTCTGTTGGTGTGATGATGAAACTGATAGCAATGCTATAAATGTTCAGATATAG